Below is a genomic region from Nymphaea colorata isolate Beijing-Zhang1983 unplaced genomic scaffold, ASM883128v2 scaffold0160, whole genome shotgun sequence.
CACTACAATTACAAATTGTCTTTATGCCAGCAAAGAAAGCTCCATCCTTGCTACTTCAATTCTGATAAACGAAATGAACTACTTTTTTGCCTACAAATAACTAAATCTATCGCTCTACTACTTTTTTGACTTGAATTTCTTTGGTTCAAGTTCAAGGGCGGGGAAAGAACCCATGGAACTGAAATAACTCACTCGGAACACCTTTTAAAAGATTACGCGGTACGATTGGATCAAATAAACCCTTATTGAATAAATACTCCGCTACTTGTGAACCCTCAGGTACTGTCTTCTTCAATGTTTGTTCAATTACTCTTTTACCCGCGAATGCAATGTAAGCATTGGGTTCGGCAATAATGATATCTCCCAACATACCAAAACTGGCTGTCACTCCACCAGTTGTAGGGGATGTAAGGATTGATACAtagaataattttttatttgattgataatTGTATAAAGCGGAAGATATTTTAGCCATTTGCATCAAGCTCAAACTTCCTTCTTGCATGCGCGCTCCTCCAGAAGCACACACCATAATAACTGGGAGAGATCTATCAGTAGCATACTCGATCAAACGTGTAATTTTCTCGCCTACTACGGATCCCATACTACCCCCCATGAACTTAAAATCCATAACACCAATTGCTATAGGAATACCATTGAGTTTGCCTATGCCTGTTTGAACAGCCTCAGCCAAACCCGTCTCTATTTGATAAGAATTGATACGATCCCTATAAGGGTCCTCCTCAGAATGAAATTCAATAGGGTCCATAGAGACCATGTTTTCATCCATAGGGGCCCAAGTGCCTGGATCAATCAAAAGTTCGATTCTATCTGAGCTACTCATTTTCAAGTGGTATCCACATTGTTCacaaatattcatttttgaactaaaaaatttctTATAATTTAATCCATAACAATTTTCACATTGAACCCATAAATGTCTGTATCTTTTATTTCTATCTAAATCATTATGTCTTCCGAAATCACTGTCACTAACACCACTAGTTTTTAGATTGGAGCTCCCACGGTCACTACCCCTTTCACTATCGCTACAAATGTAACTATAAATGTAATTGTCACTTGAATTGTTGCTACCATTTGGAATGCAACTATCCATATTGGTTTCAGAACGAATATAACTGTCAATGCAACTATTTATGTGACTCTTCCAACTATGCCTAGTATCATACACGTAATGATCATAATAGCGATTGTAACTCTTAGACCcattatttagattcagataacTAGAAAATAAACTTTCTAGTTCACCCAGAAAGTAACTATCAGTGTCAATCtcaaaaatctgattttcaatATCGAAATATATGGAATAACTGTCACCATTACTATCCCTAACCCAAAAAGTCTCACCAGAGATGAGACTCCAAACGTCCTTGACACCGCCCAAGTTGAGTAAATAATCAACATTACTGCAACTATAACTGCCCCTACCACTCCAACTATTAACGTTTTTCTCACTATCATTTATAATGGGTTCTTCACTCCCGCTGGTATTTCCAATAGGGCCAAGACTCGCACTTAGTCCACACCTGCGCCCTAAATCCTCATTAGACAACATTGAATTTAACCACCATTTTTCCATAAAGCCCCTCCGCCTCCTGTTTGGAAATACAATACAATATATGAATAGTCATTCGCTGAATAATCTACTATTTCATTTCCGATCGGAATAAGCA
It encodes:
- the LOC126409398 gene encoding acetyl-coenzyme A carboxylase carboxyl transferase subunit beta, chloroplastic — its product is MEKWWLNSMLSNEDLGRRCGLSASLGPIGNTSGSEEPIINDSEKNVNSWSGRGSYSCSNVDYLLNLGGVKDVWSLISGETFWVRDSNGDSYSIYFDIENQIFEIDTDSYFLGELESLFSSYLNLNNGSKSYNRYYDHYVYDTRHSWKSHINSCIDSYIRSETNMDSCIPNGSNNSSDNYIYSYICSDSERGSDRGSSNLKTSGVSDSDFGRHNDLDRNKRYRHLWVQCENCYGLNYKKFFSSKMNICEQCGYHLKMSSSDRIELLIDPGTWAPMDENMVSMDPIEFHSEEDPYRDRINSYQIETGLAEAVQTGIGKLNGIPIAIGVMDFKFMGGSMGSVVGEKITRLIEYATDRSLPVIMVCASGGARMQEGSLSLMQMAKISSALYNYQSNKKLFYVSILTSPTTGGVTASFGMLGDIIIAEPNAYIAFAGKRVIEQTLKKTVPEGSQVAEYLFNKGLFDPIVPRNLLKGVPSELFQFHGFFPRP